The Spirosoma sp. SC4-14 DNA window TTTGTCCCGGTGCCACTGCTACGGCTTTGTCAATTATTTTTTGCGCTATGGCAGGCCGGATCAGTAAACCCAGCAAAAGCAGGAATAGACTCTTTTTCATGGTCATGAGAAGGATAGGAGGAATTATTTTTGTTTGCGGATATAGATGTTGCTACTGATGGTTTTGAGTTGCATTTGCACTCCCCCGCCATTGGTCGTTCCTTCGATGGAGTGACCGCCACCCACTTTCGACAAACCGTCTTTGCTGTTTTTAAGGCCCAGATCGAAATCCGTATACATCTCGCCCGAAATCGACTGGAGTTGGAGATTGGCCTTGGCCGAAGCGGGTAAGGTGATGTCAATAGCGCCACTGATGGTTGAGATGGCGGTTGGTTTTTCCTGACTGAGCGTGGAGAAGGTAACATTGATTTCTCCACTAGTTGTGTTAGCTACTACTGGCCCGGTTACGTTGTTGAGGTCGATGCGGGCGTTATTGGTTTTTATTTCGAGGTCGCCATCCATGTTGCTGATCGATAGGTCGGAGCCCTGCCAGTTCGTTTGCTCGAACAGAATAGCCACTTTACGCGGTAGGCGCATGGTGTATTTAATTCCTTTTCGGGTAGCTTTCTCGATTTTTAATCCACCGTTTTCAGCCGTTACCGCCAATCCGATTCCCGAATTATCGACGGCAGTGTAGTAAATGGGTTTTAGCCCTTTTGCCCGTTCGGGAGGAGCTTCGTAGCCAGAGGTCGCCAGAATAATCACGTCATCGCTGTTATGACCCTCTATTTTAAGGTCACTCGCTGCGAGTTGTATCGTAATTTTTCGATCTTTTGCATTGGTCAGTTTGGTCTTGTATTCCTGAGCCTGGGCATAGGTCATGCACCACAGAGCGGTGAGGCTCAGCATAATTAACTTTTTCATGAATTGGTATATTATTTTTGTTAAAAACGTGCTAGTTGGTAAATAGTCATTGGTAATGAGTTAGTTGTAGAATAACAACGAAAGACTAACGATGCCGAAGGCGGATAACCAGTGATGAATCTCACGATGGCGACCGGTGTTCTCCAATCAGTTGGTTCAAGCCTTCCTGGGCTTTGGTGCGCACGATGTCCAGTGTTTCCTGATTGTGGGCCAGCCGCTTCATCTCGTCGGCTGCCCGTTTCTCTTTAATGGCAACTAAAACGTCGATAAGTGTTAGCTGAACGTTTGGATCGGTTTGTATCTTGAGCGACTGGATTAGGGCTTCGCGGACGCCCGGTTCATTTTCAAAACGAGCCAGTGCCTCACAGGCAGCTAGCCGAACGTTGACATTAGCATCGAAATTCAGGGTGTTTACCAGCAGTTGCGTAATGTCGTTGTCCACCTTATTGAGTTCGTAGCTTTGCTGAACAGCCTGAATTCGTTCGCTGGCCGAGGTTTTGGGCATTTCAGAAAACGACAACACTTTCTTCATTGCCTGCATCGGAGCCTCGTCCT harbors:
- a CDS encoding DUF4097 family beta strand repeat-containing protein; translated protein: MKKLIMLSLTALWCMTYAQAQEYKTKLTNAKDRKITIQLAASDLKIEGHNSDDVIILATSGYEAPPERAKGLKPIYYTAVDNSGIGLAVTAENGGLKIEKATRKGIKYTMRLPRKVAILFEQTNWQGSDLSISNMDGDLEIKTNNARIDLNNVTGPVVANTTSGEINVTFSTLSQEKPTAISTISGAIDITLPASAKANLQLQSISGEMYTDFDLGLKNSKDGLSKVGGGHSIEGTTNGGGVQMQLKTISSNIYIRKQK
- a CDS encoding HEAT repeat domain-containing protein, with amino-acid sequence MKQDIEKLLEKYYDGDTTLAEEKQLRQFFQQETIPEHLLSHADQFRYFADARNEHPSAGFNARLAEKLSASEPGRVRSLTSWIMRIAASVTLLFLGFGAGRLYDQWRQSSHQLAANAQDEAPMQAMKKVLSFSEMPKTSASERIQAVQQSYELNKVDNDITQLLVNTLNFDANVNVRLAACEALARFENEPGVREALIQSLKIQTDPNVQLTLIDVLVAIKEKRAADEMKRLAHNQETLDIVRTKAQEGLNQLIGEHRSPS